From the genome of Vicia villosa cultivar HV-30 ecotype Madison, WI linkage group LG2, Vvil1.0, whole genome shotgun sequence, one region includes:
- the LOC131653466 gene encoding protein SPA1-RELATED 3-like isoform X2, producing the protein MEDNSENSRALNSSGVSDRNQRQNPFSGEGSEDSRFRKERDWIHGGLQLDLNKNLGGFCEDEVENDRFFSSVEWDDISLRQWLDKPDRSVDFFECLHVFRQIVEIVNAAHCQGVVVHNVRPSCFVMSSFNHISFIESASCSDTGSDSLGDGMNGEQGGEAKTPTSHCPRDMMHPQSLGGEDFLPAKNSMAARSDSSCMLSSAVYAARASLIEETEENKMKDRRKDEEVEVKKQSFPMKQILQMEMTWYTSPEEVSGTPSSCASDVYRLGILLFELFCPLSSREEKSRTMSSLRHRVLPPQLLLKWPKEASFCLWLLHPDPSSRPTLGELLQSEFLNEQRDDMEEREAAIEIRQKIEDQELLHEFLSLLKQKKQEVAEKLQHTIAFLCSDIEEVAKKQTRFKEISGVELGSDERSASTFPSMTVIDSEDSACLGTRKRVRLGVHVDESDDNTGNDQKSSGSFLSKSSRLMKNFKKLESAYFLTRCKPTYSSGRQAVRHSSIANDGRGSVVINERSSINSLAMKEKGRDGASGWINPFLEGLCKYLSFSKVKVKADLKQGDLLHSSNLVCSLSFDRDGEFFATAGVNKKIKIFECDTIINEDRDIHYPVVEMACRSKLSSLCWNTYIKSQIASSNFEGVVQLWDVTRSQVLSEMREHERRVWSIDFSSADPTMLASGSDDGCVKLWSINQAKFHFRTWWMSSFEN; encoded by the exons ATGGAGGATAATTCTGAGAATTCTAGGGCTTTGAATAGTTCTGGAGTTTCAGATAGGAATCAAAGGCAGAACCCTTTTTCCGGCGAGGGATCGGAGGATTCTAGGTTTAGAAAGGAAAGAGATTGGATTCATGGTGGACTACAGCTTGATCTAAATAAAAACCTAGGAGGGTTTTGTGAGGATGAAGTTGAGAATGACCGTTTCTTTTCTTCGGTAGAATGGGATGATATTAGCTTGAGGCAGTGGTTGGATAAACCCGATCGATCGGTTGATTTCTTCGAATGTTTGCATGTGTTTAGACAAATAGTAGAAATTGTTAATGCGGCGCATTGTCAAGGTGTTGTTGTTCATAACGTGAGGCCTTCGTGCTTTGTCATGTCGTCTTTCAACCATATCTCGTTTATTGAATCGGCTTCTTGTTCGGATACTGGTTCGGATTCTTTAGGAGATGGAATGAATGGCGAACAAGGCGGTGAGGCTAAAACTCCGACGTCTCACTGTCCTCGTGATATGATGCATCCGCAGAGTTTAGGTGGTGAAGATTTTTTGCCTGCCAAGAATTCGATGGCTGCTCGGTCTGATTCTAGTTGCATGCTGTCAAGCGCGGTGTATGCAGCTCGCGCGTCGTTAATAGAAGAAACAGAAGAGAATAAAATGAAAGATCGGAGGAAGGATGAAGAAGTGGAAGTAAAGAAGCAATCGTTTCCGATGAAACAAATACTGCAAATGGAGATGACTTGGTACACTAGTCCTGAAGAGGTTTCCGGTACCCCGAGTTCATGTGCTTCCGATGTTTACAGATTGGGGATTCTTTTATTCGAG CTATTCTGTCCGTTGAGCTCGAGAGAAGAGAAAAGTAGAACAATGTCTAGTCTTAGACATAGAGTTCTTCCACCGCAGTTACTTCTAAAATGGCCTAAGGAAGCTTCATTTTGCTTATGGTTACTACATCCGGACCCTAGCAGTCGTCCAACACTAGG TGAGTTGTTGCAGAGTGAGTTCCTTAATGAACAGCGTGACGATATGGAAGAACGTGAAGCAGCAATAGAGATTAGACAAAAGATAGAAGATCAGGAGTTGTTACACGAATTCCTTTCGTTACTTAAACAAAAAAAACAGGAAGTTGCTGAAAAATTGCAACACACTATCGCTTTTCTGTGTTCGGATATTGAAGAAGTGGCCAAGAAACAAACTAGGTTTAAAGAGATTTCCGGTGTTGAACTAGGGAGTGATGAACGTTCAGCATCAACTTTTCCGTCCATGACAGTTATCGATAGCGAAGATTCTGCGTGTTTAGGAACTAGAAAACGAGTCAGACTAGGTGTGCATGTTGATGAAAGCGACGATAACACAGGGAATGATCAGAAAAGTTCTGGaagttttctttcaaaaagttcACGACTAATGAAAAACTTCAAGAAACTCGAGTCGGCGTACTTTTTAACACGATGCAAACCAACTTATTCCTCGGGGAGACAGGCGGTTAGACATTCATCTATAGCAAATGATGGGAGAGGGTCTGTTGTCATAAATGAACGAAGTAGCATCAATAGCCTGGCCATGAAAGAGAAAGGAAGAGACGGCGCAAGTGGTTGGATAAACCCTTTCCTCGAGGGTTTGTGCAAGTACTTATCTTTCAGTAAGGTCAAGGTAAAAGCTGACCTGAAGCAAGGCGATCTTTTGCATTCGTCCAACCTAGTATGCTCGCTCAGTTTTGATCGCGACGGAGAATTTTTCGCAACCGCCGGtgtgaataaaaaaatcaaaatatttgaatGTGATACAATCATAAACGAGGATCGTGATATCCACTATCCGGTAGTAGAGATGGCTTGCAGGTCAAAATTGAGCAGCTTATGTTGGAATACATACATCAAAAGTCAAATTGCTTCTAGTAACTTTGAAGGTGTTGTACAG TTATGGGATGTTACGAGAAGTCAAGTACTATCTGAAATGAGGGAGCACGAGCGGCGAGTGTGGTCGATTGATTTCTCATCAGCAGATCCAACGATGTTGGCAAGTGGAAGCGACGACGGTTGCGTTAAGCTATGGAGTATCAATCAGGCAAAATTCCATTTTCGCACTTGGTGGATGTCAAGCTTTGAAAACTAA
- the LOC131653466 gene encoding protein SPA1-RELATED 4-like isoform X1, translating to MEDNSENSRALNSSGVSDRNQRQNPFSGEGSEDSRFRKERDWIHGGLQLDLNKNLGGFCEDEVENDRFFSSVEWDDISLRQWLDKPDRSVDFFECLHVFRQIVEIVNAAHCQGVVVHNVRPSCFVMSSFNHISFIESASCSDTGSDSLGDGMNGEQGGEAKTPTSHCPRDMMHPQSLGGEDFLPAKNSMAARSDSSCMLSSAVYAARASLIEETEENKMKDRRKDEEVEVKKQSFPMKQILQMEMTWYTSPEEVSGTPSSCASDVYRLGILLFELFCPLSSREEKSRTMSSLRHRVLPPQLLLKWPKEASFCLWLLHPDPSSRPTLGELLQSEFLNEQRDDMEEREAAIEIRQKIEDQELLHEFLSLLKQKKQEVAEKLQHTIAFLCSDIEEVAKKQTRFKEISGVELGSDERSASTFPSMTVIDSEDSACLGTRKRVRLGVHVDESDDNTGNDQKSSGSFLSKSSRLMKNFKKLESAYFLTRCKPTYSSGRQAVRHSSIANDGRGSVVINERSSINSLAMKEKGRDGASGWINPFLEGLCKYLSFSKVKVKADLKQGDLLHSSNLVCSLSFDRDGEFFATAGVNKKIKIFECDTIINEDRDIHYPVVEMACRSKLSSLCWNTYIKSQIASSNFEGVVQLWDVTRSQVLSEMREHERRVWSIDFSSADPTMLASGSDDGCVKLWSINQGVSIGTIKTKANVCCVQFPLDSARYLAFGSADHRIYYYDLRNLRAPLCTLVGHNKTVSYIKFVDNVNLVSASTDNTLKLWDLSTCTSRVIDSPIQSFTGHTNVKNFVGLSVSDGYIATGSETNEVFIYHKAFPMPALQFKFQNTDPISGHEVDDAAQFVSSVCWRGQSPTLIAANSTGNVKILEMV from the exons ATGGAGGATAATTCTGAGAATTCTAGGGCTTTGAATAGTTCTGGAGTTTCAGATAGGAATCAAAGGCAGAACCCTTTTTCCGGCGAGGGATCGGAGGATTCTAGGTTTAGAAAGGAAAGAGATTGGATTCATGGTGGACTACAGCTTGATCTAAATAAAAACCTAGGAGGGTTTTGTGAGGATGAAGTTGAGAATGACCGTTTCTTTTCTTCGGTAGAATGGGATGATATTAGCTTGAGGCAGTGGTTGGATAAACCCGATCGATCGGTTGATTTCTTCGAATGTTTGCATGTGTTTAGACAAATAGTAGAAATTGTTAATGCGGCGCATTGTCAAGGTGTTGTTGTTCATAACGTGAGGCCTTCGTGCTTTGTCATGTCGTCTTTCAACCATATCTCGTTTATTGAATCGGCTTCTTGTTCGGATACTGGTTCGGATTCTTTAGGAGATGGAATGAATGGCGAACAAGGCGGTGAGGCTAAAACTCCGACGTCTCACTGTCCTCGTGATATGATGCATCCGCAGAGTTTAGGTGGTGAAGATTTTTTGCCTGCCAAGAATTCGATGGCTGCTCGGTCTGATTCTAGTTGCATGCTGTCAAGCGCGGTGTATGCAGCTCGCGCGTCGTTAATAGAAGAAACAGAAGAGAATAAAATGAAAGATCGGAGGAAGGATGAAGAAGTGGAAGTAAAGAAGCAATCGTTTCCGATGAAACAAATACTGCAAATGGAGATGACTTGGTACACTAGTCCTGAAGAGGTTTCCGGTACCCCGAGTTCATGTGCTTCCGATGTTTACAGATTGGGGATTCTTTTATTCGAG CTATTCTGTCCGTTGAGCTCGAGAGAAGAGAAAAGTAGAACAATGTCTAGTCTTAGACATAGAGTTCTTCCACCGCAGTTACTTCTAAAATGGCCTAAGGAAGCTTCATTTTGCTTATGGTTACTACATCCGGACCCTAGCAGTCGTCCAACACTAGG TGAGTTGTTGCAGAGTGAGTTCCTTAATGAACAGCGTGACGATATGGAAGAACGTGAAGCAGCAATAGAGATTAGACAAAAGATAGAAGATCAGGAGTTGTTACACGAATTCCTTTCGTTACTTAAACAAAAAAAACAGGAAGTTGCTGAAAAATTGCAACACACTATCGCTTTTCTGTGTTCGGATATTGAAGAAGTGGCCAAGAAACAAACTAGGTTTAAAGAGATTTCCGGTGTTGAACTAGGGAGTGATGAACGTTCAGCATCAACTTTTCCGTCCATGACAGTTATCGATAGCGAAGATTCTGCGTGTTTAGGAACTAGAAAACGAGTCAGACTAGGTGTGCATGTTGATGAAAGCGACGATAACACAGGGAATGATCAGAAAAGTTCTGGaagttttctttcaaaaagttcACGACTAATGAAAAACTTCAAGAAACTCGAGTCGGCGTACTTTTTAACACGATGCAAACCAACTTATTCCTCGGGGAGACAGGCGGTTAGACATTCATCTATAGCAAATGATGGGAGAGGGTCTGTTGTCATAAATGAACGAAGTAGCATCAATAGCCTGGCCATGAAAGAGAAAGGAAGAGACGGCGCAAGTGGTTGGATAAACCCTTTCCTCGAGGGTTTGTGCAAGTACTTATCTTTCAGTAAGGTCAAGGTAAAAGCTGACCTGAAGCAAGGCGATCTTTTGCATTCGTCCAACCTAGTATGCTCGCTCAGTTTTGATCGCGACGGAGAATTTTTCGCAACCGCCGGtgtgaataaaaaaatcaaaatatttgaatGTGATACAATCATAAACGAGGATCGTGATATCCACTATCCGGTAGTAGAGATGGCTTGCAGGTCAAAATTGAGCAGCTTATGTTGGAATACATACATCAAAAGTCAAATTGCTTCTAGTAACTTTGAAGGTGTTGTACAG TTATGGGATGTTACGAGAAGTCAAGTACTATCTGAAATGAGGGAGCACGAGCGGCGAGTGTGGTCGATTGATTTCTCATCAGCAGATCCAACGATGTTGGCAAGTGGAAGCGACGACGGTTGCGTTAAGCTATGGAGTATCAATCAG GGAGTTAGTATTGGCACCATCAAAACAAAGGCGAACGTATGCTGTGTTCAGTTTCCTCTCGATTCTGCTCGTTACCTTGCGTTCGGTTCCGCGGATCACCGGATATATTACTACGATCTACGCAACTTGAGAGCGCCGCTTTGTACTTTAGTCGGACATAATAAGACAGTGAGCTACATCAAGTTTGTAGACAATGTCAACCTTGTCTCCGCGTCCACAGACAACACTTTGAAGCTTTGGGATTTGTCTACGTGTACATCTCGAGTTATAGACTCGCCGATTCAATCGTTCACTGGTCACACAAATGTTAAG AACTTCGTGGGATTATCGGTATCGGACGGTTATATTGCTACTGGCTCAGAGACAAATGAG GTGTTTATATACCACAAGGCCTTCCCTATGCCggcattgcaattcaagtttcaGAACACGGATCCGATTTCCGGCCACGAAGTGGACGATGCGGCACAATTTGTCTCCTCGGTTTGTTGGCGCGGTCAGTCGCCAACGTTAATCGCGGCAAACTCGACAGGGAATGTTAAGATTCTGGAGATGGTTTGA